A window of the Canis lupus baileyi chromosome 8, mCanLup2.hap1, whole genome shotgun sequence genome harbors these coding sequences:
- the LOC140637609 gene encoding uncharacterized protein, producing MVGSAGGIVAHTASRCSWGGIPTLSPQRTWPGSLFWSAGLEGAPSHCCTGDQMDGQILAHLGNPRTGALTYKVPWDPLAGLKPKPGGFPGDPGGPSVPSGGSCLQGHGGPMGEARGGVVWGPLLFWGGWPPSSPWWTDGGHQDSVRSKLLARHLSPGRKLQLTYVRVSARSLTTQPWPGSSLGPVDHWPHPADACLEPLCPPALSPSLGPQPVSPLMLGESPPCPRGLDPRRSTGLGATGNSPEVLNRWYAHQLRNMQLAPGGPGTRGWWGRRAQTPAPRWPAFCLWTVPPGHLDVDVDREARGGRGAPDSARDPRGSLPAGKQDPCQLSFMGTIGH from the exons ATGGTGGGCAGCGCGGGGGGGATTGTGGCCCACACGGCAAGCAGGTGTTCGTGGGGCGGAATCCCGACCCTCTCCCCCCAGAGGACGTGGCCCGGCTCCCTGTTCTGGTCTGCTGGGCTCGAGGGGGCCCCCAGCCACTGCTGCACAGGTGACCAGATGGATGGACAGATCCTGGCTCACCTGGGAAACCCTAGAACCGGTGCACTCACGTATAAGGTCCCGTGGGACCCTCTGGCTGGGTTAAAGCCCAAACCTGGGGGCTTCCCCGGGGACCCTGGTGGGCCTAGTGTCCCCTCAGGGGGCAGCTGCCTGCAGGGCCACGGGGGTCCCATGGGAGAGGCACGTGGGGGTGTTGTATGGGGGCCCCTGCTCTTCTGGGGGGGCTGGCCCCCTTCTTCTCCCTGGTGGACGGACGGAGGACACCAGGACAGCGTCCGGAGCAAGCTGCTGGCTAGGCATCTGTCACCAGGGCGCAAGCTCCAGCTCACCTACGTCAGAGTGTCCGCCCGGTCCCTGACCACCCAGCCCTGGCCTGGCTCTTCCCTGGGGCCAGTGGACCACTGGCCGCACCCCGCC GACGCCTGTCTTgagcccctctgccccccagccctCTCGCCCTCTCTGGGACCCCAGCCTGTCTCCCCGCTCATGCTGGGGGAGTCCCCTCCATGCCCCAGGGGCCTGGATCCCCGCAGAAGCACAGGCCTGGGCGCGACAGGGAACTCACCAGAGGTGCTGAACAGGTGGTACGCTCACCAGCTCAGGAACATGCAGTTGGCCCCGGGGGGCCCCGGCACGAGGGGGTGGTGGGGACGGCGGGCCCAGACACCAGCCCCTCGCTGGCCGGCCTTCTGCCTCTGGACGGTCCCACCTGGCCACCTGGATGTGGACGTGGACAGAGAGGCCCGGGGGGGACGCGGAGCTCCAGACTCTGCCCGGGACCCAAGGGGCAGCCTGCCAGCAGGGAAGCAGGACCCCTGCCAGCTCTCGTTCATGGGGACCATCGGGCATTGA